From Gimesia panareensis, the proteins below share one genomic window:
- a CDS encoding AAA family ATPase, whose protein sequence is MPTTTSLTQKLAEHVAACFPGLWIQSHEHQDALTEIAQLCHDSEWQLATWDIDTGLSVPDQTEQGGSSNDPLTAIKAINALATPEGTAILVLQNFHRFLQSAEVVQALCQQINTGKQNRTIVIVLSPVVQIPTELERMFVVMEHDLPHRQELEEIARGIATEEGELPAEGELQVILDAAAGLTRMEAENAFSLSLVRDGRITADAVWELKTQTLKKSGLLSLYRSDDDFSSLGGLAALKAFCKRAMLHPQRGNPLKRPRGVLLLSPPGCGKSQFCKALGREVGRPVLNLDIGSLMGSLVGQSEERTREALKVIDAMAPCIAMIDEVEKAFAGMNGSGDSGVASRMFGVFLSWLNDHQSDVFVVCTANDVSRLPPEFSRSERFDGVFFLDLPDREEKDAIWALYRDLFEIGADQAAPDDTDWTGAEIKSCCRLAALLDLPLRQAAQNVVPVAVTAAESVSQLRTWAGGRCLSANQPGIYRKPQQRARSRRSVNRDASKN, encoded by the coding sequence ATGCCGACCACCACTTCATTAACCCAGAAACTGGCTGAACATGTCGCCGCCTGTTTCCCGGGGCTATGGATTCAGTCCCACGAGCATCAGGATGCTCTGACAGAGATTGCTCAGCTCTGCCATGATTCAGAGTGGCAGCTGGCCACCTGGGACATCGACACGGGGCTCAGTGTCCCCGACCAGACAGAGCAGGGGGGAAGCAGCAATGACCCGCTGACCGCCATCAAGGCCATCAATGCCCTGGCCACACCTGAAGGAACAGCCATTCTCGTGCTGCAGAACTTCCACCGGTTCCTGCAGTCCGCAGAGGTTGTCCAGGCGTTGTGCCAGCAGATCAACACCGGCAAGCAGAACCGGACGATTGTGATCGTGCTTTCACCCGTGGTGCAAATCCCCACCGAGCTGGAACGGATGTTTGTCGTGATGGAGCATGATCTGCCTCACCGGCAGGAGCTGGAAGAAATCGCTCGCGGGATTGCCACGGAGGAGGGAGAACTGCCTGCAGAAGGTGAGTTACAGGTGATTCTCGATGCGGCAGCCGGACTCACGCGTATGGAAGCGGAGAATGCGTTCAGCCTGTCACTGGTTCGGGACGGGAGAATCACTGCAGATGCCGTCTGGGAATTAAAGACCCAAACGCTAAAAAAAAGCGGTCTGCTCTCGCTGTACCGCAGCGACGATGATTTCAGCAGCCTGGGAGGCCTGGCGGCACTCAAGGCGTTCTGTAAACGGGCCATGCTGCATCCCCAACGTGGGAATCCGTTGAAACGCCCGCGTGGGGTTTTGCTGTTATCCCCTCCTGGTTGTGGCAAGTCACAGTTCTGTAAGGCACTCGGCAGGGAGGTCGGTCGTCCTGTACTCAATCTCGATATTGGTAGCCTGATGGGTTCGCTGGTAGGACAGTCGGAGGAGCGCACACGGGAAGCCCTGAAAGTCATTGATGCGATGGCTCCCTGTATCGCCATGATCGACGAAGTCGAGAAGGCTTTTGCTGGCATGAACGGCAGTGGAGACTCCGGAGTCGCATCAAGAATGTTTGGGGTGTTTTTGTCGTGGCTCAACGATCACCAGTCCGACGTGTTCGTAGTGTGTACCGCGAATGACGTTTCCAGATTGCCTCCGGAGTTCAGTCGGAGTGAACGTTTTGATGGTGTGTTTTTCCTGGACCTCCCCGATCGTGAGGAGAAAGACGCGATCTGGGCACTCTACCGGGATCTGTTCGAGATCGGCGCGGACCAGGCCGCTCCCGACGACACCGACTGGACCGGTGCAGAGATCAAGTCCTGTTGCCGCCTGGCAGCCTTGCTTGATCTGCCTCTGCGTCAGGCCGCTCAAAACGTGGTTCCCGTCGCGGTGACTGCAGCGGAATCGGTCAGTCAGTTACGGACCTGGGCCGGTGGTCGCTGTCTCTCTGCGAATCAACCGGGCATTTACCGTAAGCCGCAGCAACGAGCCCGCTCGCGTCGCAGCGTGAATCGCGATGCATCCAAGAACTAA
- a CDS encoding DUF2997 domain-containing protein, with protein MNQTIEITVTPDGQTRVETKGFSGAGCREASRFIEEALGKRTSERTTPEFFQVADERQRLQEGGG; from the coding sequence ATGAACCAGACGATCGAGATCACAGTCACCCCGGACGGACAGACGCGTGTGGAAACCAAGGGCTTTTCAGGAGCCGGGTGCCGCGAAGCCAGCCGGTTCATTGAGGAAGCCCTGGGAAAACGGACCAGCGAACGGACTACGCCGGAGTTCTTTCAGGTCGCTGATGAACGGCAACGCCTTCAGGAAGGAGGTGGTTGA
- the tnpC gene encoding IS66 family transposase encodes MADESLPHDIQDCHRLIAMLQRQVDDGQQTINQQATQLSLKDKLVEEQAHSVLQLKDNQDQLNEKVTELNLTIEKLLKQLYGRKSERRIDGAGQLLLDLGEEVTPEVVSALEEAIRQAEQIAQDAAESNRKCQPRRPRPDDRKFPAHLPRYEKLVDLPKEQREGLKLIGYDEVETLELIRSELRVRVTRYAKYAHPADKTQGILSPERPTGLVEGHRFDPSIGVEVVAAKYFYHLPFYRQQDLFAGSGWTPSRSTLQNIEAGVEFALRPLAAHLRSYLKQDQTIGCDDTGVLLITPAAMPDLSRHPRGQRIGEVLETAIAAGKPSINAKMWGYYASRLPVVAFDFTVSRHRDGPDEVLRDFAGNLIGDCWSGFQKIEVRSGSRITFAACWAHARRKIDECRSAFPLQVAQLESWIRMLYDVEDQIQRLNASQRLARRRRLSRHVLGLIEEYLSGEEMSPGRVLPKSNLGQAAAYIRRHWKALSRFIDDASIPIDNNDCEQLMKRVATGRKNWMFKGSVFAGDRAANLMTIVGTAIRNDLDVAAYLHDVLQRALDGETDWARLAPHAWRVDHPESIRTYRQDERRQSADRKRKRRARRRLSK; translated from the coding sequence ATGGCTGATGAATCACTTCCCCACGACATCCAAGACTGCCATCGCTTGATTGCGATGTTGCAAAGGCAAGTCGATGACGGGCAACAAACGATCAATCAACAAGCGACCCAGCTTTCACTCAAGGACAAGCTGGTCGAAGAACAGGCCCACTCGGTCTTGCAGCTCAAGGACAATCAGGACCAGCTCAATGAGAAAGTCACCGAGCTGAACCTGACGATCGAGAAACTTCTTAAACAACTCTACGGCCGTAAGAGCGAACGGCGAATCGACGGTGCCGGTCAGTTGCTGCTGGACCTGGGCGAGGAAGTCACGCCCGAAGTGGTCAGCGCGCTCGAAGAAGCGATCCGGCAAGCTGAACAAATTGCCCAGGACGCCGCTGAATCGAACCGAAAGTGCCAACCCAGGCGACCGCGACCCGACGACCGTAAATTCCCCGCCCACCTGCCGCGTTATGAGAAACTCGTTGACCTTCCCAAGGAACAACGCGAGGGATTGAAACTGATCGGCTACGATGAAGTCGAAACGCTTGAGTTGATCCGCAGTGAACTACGCGTGCGGGTGACCAGATATGCCAAGTACGCGCACCCAGCGGACAAAACCCAAGGCATCCTCAGTCCTGAGCGGCCGACCGGACTGGTCGAGGGCCATCGTTTCGATCCATCGATCGGTGTAGAAGTCGTGGCGGCGAAATACTTCTATCATCTCCCGTTTTACCGCCAGCAAGACCTGTTCGCCGGCAGTGGCTGGACCCCCAGTCGCAGCACGCTGCAAAACATCGAAGCGGGTGTTGAGTTTGCACTTCGTCCGCTGGCGGCGCACCTGCGCAGCTATCTGAAACAGGATCAAACGATCGGTTGCGACGACACCGGCGTGTTGTTGATTACTCCCGCCGCGATGCCGGATCTGTCCCGGCATCCCCGCGGGCAGCGGATCGGCGAGGTGCTGGAAACCGCGATCGCCGCCGGCAAGCCCAGCATCAACGCAAAGATGTGGGGCTATTACGCCTCGCGTCTTCCGGTGGTGGCGTTTGACTTCACGGTCAGTCGTCACCGGGACGGACCGGATGAAGTGCTCAGAGATTTCGCGGGCAACCTGATCGGAGATTGCTGGTCGGGTTTTCAGAAGATCGAGGTTCGAAGTGGCTCACGGATTACGTTCGCCGCGTGTTGGGCGCATGCGCGTCGTAAGATTGACGAGTGCCGCAGCGCGTTCCCGCTCCAGGTCGCTCAGCTCGAATCGTGGATTCGGATGCTCTACGACGTCGAGGACCAGATCCAGAGGCTCAATGCGTCCCAGCGGCTGGCCCGTCGCCGCCGCCTGTCGCGTCATGTACTGGGTCTGATCGAAGAGTACTTGTCCGGCGAAGAGATGTCGCCGGGTCGTGTTTTACCCAAGAGCAATCTTGGTCAAGCCGCTGCGTACATTCGTCGTCACTGGAAGGCCTTGTCGCGATTTATTGATGACGCCTCGATCCCGATTGACAACAACGATTGCGAACAACTGATGAAACGTGTGGCCACGGGTCGCAAGAATTGGATGTTCAAAGGATCGGTGTTCGCTGGTGATCGAGCGGCGAACCTGATGACGATCGTGGGTACGGCGATTCGTAACGACCTGGACGTAGCTGCTTACCTGCACGACGTGTTGCAGCGTGCCCTTGACGGCGAGACGGACTGGGCCAGGCTGGCACCGCACGCCTGGAGAGTGGACCACCCTGAATCGATTCGAACGTACCGCCAGGACGAGCGTCGCCAATCCGCTGACCGCAAACGCAAGCGTCGAGCCCGACGCCGCCTCAGCAAATAA
- a CDS encoding reverse transcriptase domain-containing protein → MYANSVKKRHSDQLPTWGLRYHVGSKGQFYQRIKARLEKAGKDGRGAIIDIKYFLPQWAADPRLLWRVWRWLAVNGGQAPGLNGRRYSDFYDHEVWSFLAAIEGRLKAGTYQPGPVKRISIPKDRYDPGRGQRSIALLNIEDRVVQRAICEILQPLLDPQFGKTILGFRPGHDRMDALALAQKMMVEDSSFVLITEDIKDAFDNVPRKRLMDIVAKYVPSPELVELIRKFVRLDNRKKGIPQGAPLSPLLLNLYLYHNVVRRWKQKPGLADTKIICYADDILLICRTQKQARESWDRLSDLLKRAGLPLKRGRSKSMIDLRREKSARWLGYSVQYPMKTLITKIDESSWSSLRESLERAHEKPDSPLLAISIVEGWLDQLGPCFRHENRWHVTQKVQRIASECGFDEIPDSETLKFIWLLAYARWWQRVARLRGELCQRIEDRVNEDEFDVPTEGLCVDAAWNDKKRIMEYRGVWLAGGREAFRVEPISTGSNNIGEFLTIVRGLQLLKRKGIDCPVYSDSQTAISWLKSLRINSKSASGQKVSPRVYQRLTRAVLWLTRHTDLNPVLKWNTEDWEEIPADYGRKS, encoded by the coding sequence ATGTATGCAAACTCAGTTAAGAAACGACATTCAGACCAGTTACCTACCTGGGGTTTGAGATACCATGTCGGGAGCAAAGGCCAGTTCTATCAGAGAATAAAAGCCCGATTGGAAAAAGCGGGGAAGGATGGGCGTGGTGCGATAATTGATATAAAGTATTTTCTTCCTCAGTGGGCTGCTGACCCACGTTTGCTGTGGAGAGTATGGCGGTGGTTAGCAGTAAACGGCGGGCAGGCACCAGGTCTCAACGGAAGAAGATACAGCGACTTCTATGACCACGAAGTATGGAGTTTCCTGGCTGCAATTGAGGGTAGATTAAAAGCGGGTACATATCAGCCAGGACCAGTAAAGAGGATAAGTATTCCCAAGGATCGTTACGATCCAGGTCGTGGGCAGCGGAGTATCGCTTTGCTGAACATTGAGGATCGGGTTGTTCAGCGGGCGATCTGTGAAATTTTACAGCCTCTTCTCGACCCCCAGTTTGGGAAAACAATCCTGGGCTTTAGGCCAGGCCATGATCGCATGGATGCTTTGGCTCTTGCTCAAAAAATGATGGTCGAAGATTCAAGCTTTGTGTTGATAACCGAGGACATCAAAGATGCATTTGATAACGTACCGCGTAAACGGTTGATGGATATCGTAGCCAAATATGTACCTTCCCCTGAATTAGTGGAGCTGATCCGTAAGTTTGTCCGTCTTGACAATCGTAAAAAGGGGATACCGCAAGGGGCTCCTCTGAGCCCACTGTTATTGAATTTGTATCTGTACCATAATGTTGTCCGAAGATGGAAACAGAAACCTGGTTTGGCAGACACAAAAATCATCTGTTACGCAGATGATATCTTGCTAATATGTCGCACCCAGAAGCAAGCCCGTGAGTCCTGGGATAGGCTGTCAGATTTATTGAAGAGGGCAGGGCTTCCATTGAAGCGTGGTCGCTCTAAATCCATGATTGATTTACGACGGGAGAAGTCAGCCAGGTGGCTAGGGTACTCTGTGCAGTACCCTATGAAGACCTTGATCACGAAGATTGACGAAAGCTCATGGTCTTCTCTGCGGGAAAGTCTGGAGAGGGCTCACGAAAAACCTGATTCTCCACTTCTTGCGATCTCTATCGTTGAAGGCTGGCTTGACCAACTGGGGCCCTGCTTTCGTCACGAGAATAGATGGCATGTAACTCAGAAGGTTCAGCGGATCGCCTCAGAATGTGGCTTTGATGAAATTCCTGACTCGGAGACTTTGAAGTTTATCTGGCTACTGGCTTATGCTCGCTGGTGGCAGAGAGTAGCCCGGCTGAGAGGAGAGTTATGCCAGCGTATCGAGGACCGAGTCAATGAGGATGAATTCGATGTCCCCACAGAGGGTTTATGTGTGGATGCGGCCTGGAATGATAAAAAGCGGATCATGGAGTATCGGGGCGTGTGGCTGGCTGGTGGAAGAGAAGCCTTTCGAGTCGAGCCAATCAGTACTGGGAGTAACAATATCGGTGAATTCCTGACCATCGTGCGTGGTCTGCAGCTACTGAAGCGGAAGGGGATTGACTGCCCTGTCTACAGCGACAGCCAGACGGCGATTAGTTGGCTGAAGAGTCTCCGTATAAACTCAAAAAGTGCCAGTGGTCAGAAGGTATCCCCCCGAGTTTATCAGCGACTCACTAGGGCGGTTCTCTGGTTAACACGGCACACCGACCTGAATCCGGTCCTGAAATGGAATACAGAAGACTGGGAGGAAATCCCGGCTGATTATGGACGTAAGTCGTAA
- the tnpB gene encoding IS66 family insertion sequence element accessory protein TnpB (TnpB, as the term is used for proteins encoded by IS66 family insertion elements, is considered an accessory protein, since TnpC, encoded by a neighboring gene, is a DDE family transposase.), with protein sequence MMGLPSGTPIYLCTEPVDFRNGFDGLTGIVTATLGQNVLNGSLFLFVNRRRDRIKALWWETGGLTLWYRRLEQGTVELPTPEDDKTHVTIDSVELAMWIAGVSLKSSRHRRKRMTAV encoded by the coding sequence ATGATGGGCTTGCCCAGCGGCACGCCCATCTACCTGTGCACCGAGCCGGTCGATTTTCGTAACGGCTTCGACGGTTTAACCGGCATTGTCACCGCGACGCTGGGTCAGAACGTCCTCAACGGTTCTCTATTCCTGTTTGTGAACCGCCGACGCGATCGTATCAAAGCCCTGTGGTGGGAGACCGGCGGACTGACGTTATGGTACCGGCGGCTTGAGCAAGGTACCGTTGAGCTGCCAACGCCCGAAGACGACAAAACCCACGTGACCATCGATTCGGTCGAACTGGCCATGTGGATCGCCGGCGTTTCGCTGAAGTCGTCCAGGCACAGAAGAAAGCGAATGACTGCGGTCTGA
- a CDS encoding ankyrin repeat domain-containing protein gives MVLTQTRYRLAQSREEIEPLVQLCKEGKVFQVQEWIVENKPVDPPVPVNGGNQKHTPLRYAIERGFHSLVEVLLEGGASIGSEYSYCPMSLAISKQRLDLVKLIADHGFQASKIDMDEVFESWEPEIMEFFIDNGADVETGMPLATALCNRTRTALRIFKKYRDRFPSFQEQANVALRHHCQEGNLKWVSLLLWAGADPFTPGESEPGREIDPEDGGLSALGFAALWGNYKVFSLKQIKISPDHPAVYEILKYADRDEGYDLIHDLLKQGMNPNEQDNGGCSAIQSLLISLDSCMFMRYSSRDDHGRKYDTETARNKLKLIHLLAKYGGKWIPAETGEITEARRSLLKMTADYTVEFTWIMSKYQGCSRTDIKTLLKTPTIKKHTKEHRQQLEELIDQLSTE, from the coding sequence GTGGTTCTAACACAGACACGGTACCGCCTGGCACAGTCACGTGAAGAAATTGAACCCCTGGTCCAACTCTGCAAAGAGGGTAAGGTGTTCCAAGTCCAGGAATGGATAGTCGAGAATAAGCCAGTCGATCCCCCTGTCCCTGTCAATGGAGGTAATCAAAAACATACCCCGCTACGGTACGCGATAGAGCGTGGTTTTCACAGCCTGGTAGAAGTGCTGCTGGAAGGGGGAGCCTCGATCGGCTCTGAATATAGCTACTGCCCCATGAGCCTGGCGATCTCAAAACAAAGGCTGGACCTGGTAAAGCTGATCGCAGATCACGGATTTCAGGCGTCTAAGATCGACATGGATGAAGTCTTTGAGTCATGGGAACCTGAAATCATGGAGTTTTTTATCGATAACGGTGCCGACGTGGAAACAGGCATGCCACTGGCGACTGCATTGTGTAATCGAACCCGGACCGCACTTCGGATATTCAAAAAATACCGGGATCGTTTTCCCAGCTTTCAGGAACAGGCGAATGTGGCATTGCGCCATCACTGCCAGGAAGGAAACCTGAAGTGGGTCTCACTACTGTTGTGGGCAGGTGCTGACCCGTTTACCCCTGGTGAATCTGAGCCTGGCAGGGAAATTGATCCCGAAGATGGCGGACTATCCGCCCTCGGCTTTGCAGCACTCTGGGGAAACTACAAAGTATTCTCCTTAAAACAGATCAAGATCAGCCCCGATCATCCCGCGGTCTACGAAATATTGAAATACGCCGACAGAGACGAAGGCTACGACCTGATCCATGATCTGCTCAAACAGGGAATGAATCCGAACGAGCAGGACAATGGAGGCTGTTCTGCTATCCAATCCTTGCTGATTTCACTGGACTCGTGCATGTTCATGAGATACAGCTCCCGGGACGATCATGGCAGGAAATATGATACAGAGACTGCACGCAACAAGCTTAAACTAATTCATCTGCTGGCGAAGTACGGCGGGAAATGGATACCTGCCGAGACTGGCGAGATCACAGAGGCTCGCCGGTCACTATTGAAAATGACTGCTGACTACACCGTGGAATTCACCTGGATCATGTCAAAGTATCAGGGGTGTTCGAGAACAGACATCAAGACTCTGCTAAAAACTCCCACGATCAAAAAACATACCAAGGAGCACCGCCAGCAACTGGAGGAACTGATCGATCAACTTAGTACTGAATAG
- a CDS encoding DUF1257 domain-containing protein, which translates to MSHIVEIKTEVRDEAAISAACQRLKLEAPTQGTVKLFSDSATGTIVKLPGWRYPAVFDTQSGQARFDNFEGRWGEQGQLDRFLQGYAVEKTRIEARRKGHTVTEQAQADGSIKLTVQVGGAV; encoded by the coding sequence ATGAGTCATATTGTGGAAATCAAAACCGAAGTCCGGGACGAGGCAGCCATCAGTGCTGCCTGTCAGCGTCTCAAGCTGGAGGCACCAACGCAGGGGACAGTAAAGCTTTTCAGCGACTCTGCCACCGGTACGATCGTCAAGCTACCTGGCTGGCGATATCCGGCTGTGTTCGACACACAATCCGGCCAGGCCCGCTTCGACAACTTCGAAGGTCGCTGGGGCGAGCAGGGGCAACTGGATCGCTTCCTGCAGGGGTATGCCGTTGAGAAGACACGTATCGAAGCGCGTCGTAAGGGACACACGGTGACCGAGCAGGCTCAGGCTGATGGCTCGATCAAGTTGACGGTCCAGGTAGGAGGTGCTGTATGA